One region of Pyramidobacter sp. YE332 genomic DNA includes:
- a CDS encoding NAD(P)-dependent oxidoreductase: protein MCWNRKKKIELIGGKQLFSLLDVRDAASGLVALSQTKYSQWKKIYNLGWHNKVYSLVEIAELTKSRLEKRGYSGIDISLQRKDDIRTYAGMDATSFFQDTGWTPRYDIEDTIDKTIDEYIDSHK from the coding sequence TTGTGCTGGAATCGAAAGAAAAAAATCGAACTTATAGGTGGTAAGCAGCTTTTTTCGCTGCTTGATGTGAGAGACGCCGCATCGGGGCTTGTCGCTCTTTCTCAGACTAAATATTCTCAATGGAAAAAAATCTATAATCTGGGCTGGCACAATAAAGTCTATTCCTTAGTAGAGATAGCCGAACTTACTAAAAGCAGATTGGAAAAGCGGGGGTATTCGGGCATTGATATCTCCCTGCAAAGAAAGGATGACATTCGCACATATGCCGGAATGGACGCGACGAGTTTTTTTCAGGACACGGGGTGGACTCCAAGGTATGATATTGAGGATACTATTGATAAAACGATAGATGAATATATTGATAGTCATAAATGA